The nucleotide window TGACACCGAGTAAGTGTCTCATCACAGATAGCTTGATTGCAGACATAGGCTTTGTCAGTGCATCTGCTTTCTGATCAAGAGTGTTCACCTTCTTCACATTGATTTGACCACGCTCTACACATTCTCTGATGAAGTGAAACTTAACATCTATGTGTTTGCTGCGGCCATGAAACACAGGGTTCTTCATTAATGCAATGGCTGAGTTGTTATCCACAAACAAAGTCACTGCCCTTGGTTCTGTTACTGTGATTTCTCCCAACAAATTTCTAAGCCACAAAGCTTGCTTGGCAGCTGCAGTTGCTGCCATGAATTCAGCTTCACAGGATGACAGTGCTACTATCTTCTCCTTGTGGGAATTCCAGGTGATCAATGCATCATTGAGATAGAAAGCCATGCCACCTGTACTTCTCCTCCCCACAACATCTCCTCCACTGTCACTGTCAGTGTAACCCACCAACACCTCCTGCTTCATCTCCTGAGTGTACACCAAACCAAAGTTCAGTGTCCCCTTCAAGTACCTCAGGATTTGCTTCACTGCATTGAAATGCTTGACAGTAGGTTTTTCCATAAACCTACTTGCCACACCAACAGAGAAAGATAGGTCAGGCCTAGAGTGCAACAGATATCTAAGGCATCCAATGATTCTCCTGTATCTAGTTGCATCTGTCCTCTCCCCTTGCTTATCTGCATCCAGCTTTGCACCAGGATCCATAGGGAACTTTGCTGCATTACAATCAGCCATTCCAAACTGATCAAGCACCTTCTTGGCATAACCTGTCTATTTTATGGTGATGTAGTCTTTTCTCTGCTCAACCTCTATTCCAAGATAGAATGACAGCATCCCCAAGTCACTCATCTCAAACTCAGAAGTCATCTGCTGTTTAAAGACTCCAATCTCTCTTGGATCACCACCAGTTACAATAAGGTCATCTACATACACACCAACAATTACTTTGGACAGTCCCTTGCCTCTAGTATACACTGCTGGCTCTGTCACACACTTCTGGAACCCAAGCTTCTTCAAGCTGCTATCCAACTTTACATTCCAAGCTCTAGgagcttgtttcaaaccatataaaGCTTTTCTCAGCTTAAACACCATCTACTCTTGCCCCTCCTTCACAAAACCTTCAGGTTGTGTTACATACACATCTTCTATGAGCTCACCATTCAAGAATACAGTTTTCACATCAAGGTGATGTACTTCCCACCCTTTGTTTGCTGCCATAGCCAATATCAGTCTGACTGTTTCTAGCCTTGCAACAGGTGCAAAGacttcttcatagtctattcccttCTTCTGAACATAGCCCTTAGCAACAAGTCTGGCTTTGTACTTCACCACCTCTCCTTCTACATTTCTTTTCAATTTAAACACCCATTTCAAGCCTATAGGTTTGTGACCAGCTAGTAATTTCACCAACTCCCATGTTTTGTTCTTATTGATGGACTGAATCTCACTCTCCATGGCCTCTATC belongs to Miscanthus floridulus cultivar M001 chromosome 4, ASM1932011v1, whole genome shotgun sequence and includes:
- the LOC136547988 gene encoding secreted RxLR effector protein 161-like, yielding MADCNAAKFPMDPGAKLDADKQGERTDATRYRRIIGCLRYLLHSRPDLSFSVGVASRFMEKPTVKHFNAVKQILRYLKGTLNFGLVYTQEMKQEVLVGYTDSDSGGDVVGRRSTGGMAFYLNDALITWNSHKEKIVALSSCEAEFMAATAAAKQALWLRNLLGEITVTEPRAVTLFVDNNSAIALMKNPVFHGRSKHIDVKFHFIRECVERGQINVKKVNTLDQKADALTKPMSAIKLSVMRHLLGVREIEDQ